One Brevibacterium spongiae DNA segment encodes these proteins:
- a CDS encoding aldehyde dehydrogenase family protein: MPNTLFIDGQWVSAVNGGTRKIHNPADGSFVAEVDEASPADTELAIRAARRAFDSGVWSSVPTSERGDLLLKFAAVLRERKDEFARAESLDTGKRFVESQIDMDDIANCFDYFGKLAGNDAGRVVDAGTDTVASKIVHEPVGVCALITPWNYPLLQAAWKIAPAIAAGNTFILKPAELTPHTAILTMQVLEELGLPAGVGNLILGAGADAGAPLSTHEDIDMVSFTGGLVTGRLLAKNAAATVKKIALELGGKNPNVVFADADFEAAVDNALNAAFVHSGQVCSAGARLIVEESIAEEFVNRLVERAEQIRLGGPFDENAETGPLISAAHRDKVHAYVEKGVAEGARLRCGGKFGEGELENGFYYLPTILDQVKRGMSVVSDEAFGPVVTVETFSTVDEAVEIANDTYYGLAGAVWSQDAGKTQLVAQRLRHGTIWINDFHPYLPQAEWGGYKQSGFGRELGPTGLAEYQEAKHIYQNLEPAVTGWFPDHTK, encoded by the coding sequence GTGCCAAACACACTCTTCATCGACGGACAGTGGGTTTCAGCCGTCAACGGTGGAACCCGCAAGATCCACAATCCGGCCGACGGCAGCTTCGTCGCCGAGGTGGACGAAGCCAGCCCAGCCGACACCGAGCTGGCGATCAGGGCCGCCCGCCGCGCCTTCGACTCCGGTGTCTGGTCCTCCGTGCCGACCAGCGAACGCGGCGACCTGCTGCTGAAGTTCGCTGCCGTTCTGCGTGAACGCAAGGACGAATTCGCACGTGCCGAGTCCCTGGACACCGGCAAGCGCTTCGTCGAGTCGCAGATCGACATGGATGACATCGCGAACTGCTTCGACTACTTCGGCAAGCTCGCCGGAAACGATGCCGGCCGCGTCGTCGACGCCGGAACCGACACCGTCGCTTCGAAGATCGTGCACGAGCCGGTGGGCGTCTGCGCTCTCATCACCCCATGGAACTACCCGCTGCTGCAGGCCGCGTGGAAGATCGCCCCGGCCATTGCCGCCGGCAACACGTTCATCCTCAAGCCCGCCGAACTCACCCCGCACACCGCGATACTGACCATGCAGGTGCTCGAGGAGCTCGGACTGCCGGCCGGTGTCGGCAACCTCATCCTCGGTGCCGGTGCCGATGCGGGTGCTCCGCTGTCCACGCATGAGGACATCGACATGGTCTCCTTCACCGGCGGCCTCGTCACCGGTCGTCTGCTCGCGAAGAACGCTGCGGCGACGGTGAAGAAGATCGCCCTCGAGCTCGGCGGGAAGAACCCGAACGTCGTCTTCGCCGATGCCGACTTCGAGGCTGCCGTCGACAACGCGCTCAACGCCGCCTTCGTCCACTCCGGTCAGGTGTGCTCGGCCGGTGCCCGACTCATCGTCGAGGAATCCATCGCCGAGGAGTTCGTCAACCGCCTCGTCGAGCGTGCCGAGCAGATCCGCCTCGGTGGTCCCTTCGATGAGAACGCCGAGACCGGTCCGCTGATCTCCGCCGCACACCGCGACAAGGTGCATGCCTATGTTGAGAAGGGTGTGGCCGAAGGTGCACGCCTGCGCTGCGGCGGCAAGTTCGGCGAAGGAGAGCTGGAGAACGGCTTCTACTACCTGCCGACAATCCTCGACCAGGTCAAGCGCGGAATGTCCGTGGTCTCCGACGAGGCATTCGGTCCCGTTGTCACCGTTGAGACCTTCTCCACCGTCGACGAGGCGGTCGAGATCGCCAACGACACCTACTACGGGCTCGCCGGCGCCGTGTGGAGCCAGGACGCGGGCAAGACCCAGCTTGTCGCCCAGCGTCTGCGCCACGGCACCATCTGGATCAACGACTTCCACCCCTACCTGCCGCAGGCCGAGTGGGGCGGCTACAAGCAGTCGGGCTTCGGTCGCGAACTCGGGCCCACGGGTCTGGCCGAGTACCAGGAAGCCAAGCACATCTACCAGAACCTCGAGCCGGCCGTCACCGGATGGTTCCCCGACCACACCAAGTGA
- a CDS encoding GMC family oxidoreductase, with the protein MKTTHSFDYVVVGGGSAGAAVAARLSEDPEVSVGLLEAGPTDVDQDVILRLNRWMELLESGFDWDYPIEEQENGNSFMRHARAKVLGGCSSHNSCIAFWAPREDLDEWENKHGAAGWGSKDTFGLYKKLENNELPGDHHGHDGPVSLMNVPPVDPCGVALLDACEQAGIPRVQFNDGETIINGANFFQVNRKEDGTRSSSSVSYLHPILDRENLTILTDTQAKELEFDENDNCTAVHVVNNAFGKTNRIEAKKEVIVSAGAINTPQLLMLSGIGPKDHLAEVGIEARVDSPGVGSHLGDHPEAVISWEAKKPMVEDSTQWWEIGIFSPTEEGLDRPDLMMHYGSVPFDMHTLRQGYKTSENSFCLTPNVTHAKSRGTVRLRSKDFRDKPKVDPRYFTDPEGHDIRVMVAGIKKAREIVSQDAMSEWAGEELFPGKDVQTDEDIAAYVKKTHNTVYHPVGTTRMGATDDEMSPLDPQLRVKGVNRLRVVDASAMPEITTVNPNITVMMMGEKCAEMIKNGQ; encoded by the coding sequence GTGAAGACCACTCACAGCTTTGACTATGTTGTCGTGGGCGGCGGCTCGGCGGGTGCCGCCGTGGCAGCTCGCCTCAGCGAGGATCCCGAGGTCAGCGTCGGACTGCTCGAGGCCGGCCCGACCGATGTCGACCAGGACGTCATCCTGCGACTCAACCGGTGGATGGAGCTCCTCGAATCCGGTTTCGACTGGGACTACCCCATCGAGGAGCAGGAGAACGGCAACTCGTTCATGCGCCACGCTCGGGCGAAGGTCCTCGGCGGCTGCTCGTCCCATAACTCCTGCATCGCCTTCTGGGCCCCGCGGGAGGACCTCGACGAGTGGGAGAACAAGCACGGTGCGGCCGGTTGGGGTTCGAAGGACACCTTCGGTCTGTACAAGAAGCTCGAGAACAATGAGCTGCCCGGCGACCACCACGGCCACGACGGTCCTGTGTCGCTGATGAACGTGCCCCCGGTCGACCCGTGCGGTGTGGCTCTCCTCGACGCCTGCGAACAGGCGGGCATCCCCCGCGTGCAGTTCAACGACGGCGAAACCATCATCAACGGCGCGAACTTCTTCCAGGTCAACCGCAAGGAAGACGGCACCCGTTCGTCCTCCTCGGTGTCCTACCTGCACCCGATCCTCGACCGTGAGAACCTCACGATCCTCACCGACACTCAGGCCAAGGAGCTCGAGTTCGATGAGAACGACAACTGCACGGCCGTGCACGTGGTCAACAACGCCTTCGGCAAGACCAACCGCATCGAGGCGAAGAAGGAAGTCATCGTCTCCGCCGGTGCCATCAACACCCCGCAGCTGCTCATGCTCTCTGGCATCGGTCCGAAGGACCACCTCGCCGAGGTGGGGATCGAGGCTCGCGTGGATTCGCCGGGAGTCGGATCCCACCTCGGCGACCATCCCGAGGCTGTCATCAGCTGGGAAGCCAAGAAGCCCATGGTCGAGGATTCGACCCAGTGGTGGGAGATCGGCATCTTCTCCCCCACCGAGGAGGGACTCGATCGTCCGGACCTGATGATGCACTACGGTTCGGTGCCGTTCGATATGCACACCCTGCGTCAGGGCTACAAGACCTCGGAGAACTCCTTCTGCCTGACCCCGAACGTCACGCATGCGAAGTCACGCGGAACCGTGCGTCTGCGTTCGAAGGACTTCCGTGACAAGCCGAAGGTCGATCCTCGCTACTTCACCGATCCGGAGGGCCACGACATCCGCGTCATGGTCGCCGGCATCAAGAAGGCCCGTGAGATCGTCTCGCAGGACGCAATGTCCGAGTGGGCCGGCGAAGAGCTGTTCCCGGGCAAGGACGTGCAGACGGACGAGGACATCGCCGCTTACGTCAAGAAGACTCACAACACCGTCTACCACCCGGTCGGCACGACCCGCATGGGTGCGACCGATGACGAGATGTCGCCGCTGGATCCGCAGCTGCGGGTCAAGGGCGTGAACCGTCTGCGCGTCGTCGACGCCTCGGCGATGCCGGAGATCACCACGGTCAACCCGAACATCACCGTGATGATGATGGGCGAGAAGTGCGCGGAGATGATCAAGAACGGTCAGTGA
- a CDS encoding BCCT family transporter, with protein sequence MLNKLHDALRLRTNPAIFFSSAAVIIIFVLGTIFFTEQLDAGVSVASDWLLTNLGWFYILGVTVFLGFLIYIAASRYGRAKLGPDDEPPEHSNGAWFAMLFAAGIGSILMFWGVAEPVSHFGAPPRESTGIEPGTAAAAADAMNFTYYHFTLHTWTIFTLPALCFAYFIHKRNLPPRVSSIFQPILGEKIHGPIGKTIDVVAIIGTVFGIAVSIGLGTLQINGGLAQVLGIPENALWQLIIIGVVCGLATISVSLGLDKGIKVLSNINIVMAVLLLVFIVVFGPTLFMAKGVFESLGSYVHQLPELALWNDTFANTGWQNTWTVFYWAWTITWSSFVGIFIARISRGRTIRQFVIGVLAVPSAFSILWFGIFGYASFDIELNQGGGLVDRVVDQGDIPGALFAFLDHYPLAGPVSVIAIVLVIIFFVTSVDSAALVVDTMNNGHEDFNPLPQRIFWALSVAVVTATLLVFSGSGGLEALQSTIILVGLPFFIIAYFQIYALMRALREDAGVLPRVRMRRWKKVLPPEEVERRVGGDDEFGHEYDDEEDVVTKPEAVEPAPEFRDPYIEAHGHKGRREGTLASRTGSRRNEGKDDAG encoded by the coding sequence ATGCTCAACAAGCTTCACGATGCATTGAGACTCCGTACGAATCCGGCCATCTTCTTCTCCTCCGCGGCCGTGATCATCATCTTCGTCCTCGGGACGATCTTCTTCACCGAACAGCTCGACGCGGGCGTCTCCGTCGCATCCGACTGGCTGCTGACGAATCTCGGATGGTTCTACATCCTCGGCGTGACCGTGTTCCTCGGCTTCCTCATCTACATCGCCGCCTCACGGTACGGCAGGGCGAAGCTCGGCCCTGACGACGAACCACCGGAACACTCGAACGGCGCCTGGTTCGCCATGCTCTTCGCCGCCGGCATCGGTTCGATCCTCATGTTCTGGGGAGTCGCCGAACCGGTGAGCCACTTCGGTGCACCACCACGTGAATCGACGGGCATCGAACCCGGCACGGCGGCTGCCGCGGCCGATGCCATGAACTTCACCTATTACCACTTCACCCTGCACACGTGGACGATCTTCACCCTTCCCGCACTGTGCTTCGCCTACTTCATCCACAAGCGGAACCTGCCACCGCGCGTGAGCTCGATCTTCCAGCCCATCCTCGGCGAGAAGATCCACGGGCCGATCGGCAAGACCATCGACGTCGTCGCCATCATCGGCACCGTCTTCGGCATCGCCGTATCGATCGGTCTCGGCACCCTGCAGATCAACGGCGGCCTCGCCCAGGTCCTCGGCATTCCCGAGAACGCGCTGTGGCAGCTGATCATCATCGGCGTCGTCTGCGGTCTGGCGACGATCTCTGTCTCGCTCGGTCTCGACAAGGGCATCAAGGTGCTGTCGAACATCAACATCGTCATGGCGGTGCTGCTGCTCGTCTTCATCGTCGTCTTCGGCCCGACCCTGTTCATGGCCAAGGGCGTCTTCGAATCCCTCGGCTCCTATGTCCACCAGCTGCCGGAATTGGCGCTGTGGAACGACACGTTCGCGAACACCGGATGGCAGAACACCTGGACGGTCTTCTACTGGGCGTGGACGATCACCTGGTCGTCGTTCGTCGGCATCTTCATCGCCCGCATCTCCCGCGGTCGCACGATCCGACAGTTTGTCATCGGCGTGCTCGCCGTTCCTTCGGCCTTCTCGATCCTGTGGTTCGGCATCTTCGGATACGCCTCCTTCGACATCGAGCTCAACCAGGGCGGGGGACTCGTCGACCGGGTCGTCGACCAGGGCGACATCCCGGGGGCGCTCTTCGCGTTCCTCGACCACTACCCGCTTGCAGGACCGGTCTCGGTGATCGCGATCGTCCTCGTCATCATCTTCTTCGTCACCTCGGTCGACTCGGCGGCACTCGTCGTCGACACGATGAATAACGGGCATGAGGACTTCAACCCGCTGCCGCAGAGGATCTTCTGGGCCCTGTCCGTCGCCGTCGTCACGGCCACCCTGCTCGTCTTCTCCGGCAGCGGCGGTCTCGAGGCGCTGCAGTCGACGATCATCCTCGTCGGCCTGCCGTTCTTCATCATCGCCTACTTCCAGATCTACGCCCTCATGCGAGCCCTCCGCGAGGACGCCGGAGTGCTGCCCAGAGTGCGGATGCGCAGGTGGAAGAAGGTGCTGCCGCCCGAGGAGGTCGAACGTCGGGTCGGCGGCGATGACGAATTCGGTCATGAGTACGACGACGAAGAGGATGTCGTCACCAAACCCGAAGCCGTCGAACCGGCACCGGAATTCCGGGATCCCTACATCGAGGCGCACGGACACAAGGGACGTCGTGAAGGTACCCTGGCCAGTCGCACGGGCAGCCGACGAAACGAGGGCAAGGACGACGCCGGGTAG